CCGCTCATCCGCCGGTACATCGACATTGCGCAACAGATCCGCCAGACTTTCTTGTGCGCGCAATACAAAGCCCTGGCTAGATACTTTGGGTAGGTTGAACAAATGGGCCAAGTAGTTGCCGGGCTCTGGCTCTTTTTCTTGTTCAACAAATTCGGAATCTTGGTCAGCGTCGAATAAATGCGGGGAACACGCATTGTTGAGCAATGCATCGGGCGCAGTTGCATAGTCAAGAGAGGACTTATCATCACGAATTGCTTCAGCATGCTGTTGAGTATTCCATTCATCATCTAGATCAAGATAATTACGGAGACTCACCTGGTTTCCGTGACCAAGCCACTGACGCAACTCCTCCGTTCCTAAACCCGCTTTATAGTAGCGAGTAGCTAATGTTGCGCGGACTCGGTGACAATGAATACGCCCTTTCGTGTCGTAGTCATTTACGCGTGCTTTGCGGCATAGCAACGGAATCAGTACTTGGTTGATGTAGGCCGCACTAATGCTTCGACCACGCCATTCGAAGAGGAAATGAACAAGTCCTTTGGCCGTTTTATCTTGGCGCCGATGCCCCGCAGGCCGGATGGCTTCCCAAGCGTCAACTAATGCTCGCAAGCGGTAGTCAACTGGTTTTCTAAATTCACCGCAGGACTTGTTGACCGGTATTTTCAGGATACAGATGTGGGCTAAGGTGCTCTTCCGGGCTTCCGAATCATGGTCATGATGAGGGGGGAGCCGGACGCATCCACTTTCTAGCCGCAAGATTTCATCTCGCCGTAGGCCACCAAACACTAGGACACAAGCAAGTGCCTGTACCAACTCCGCAGGATAAGAAGCCTCGTGTTCATTGATTTTAAGCCCTTTAGTTAAGACTGTTATATCCTCTCGGGCAAGAGTTAAAGCGGCTTGCGTCACTTTCTCCCATATTGAATCTTCAATAGCTTTTGGATTCGGCCTAATCTCGTCGATGATTTCCTTAGGAGTTCTTAAATCAACATGTGGATTAAACCGCAGCGTAAACCATTTATTCTCCTGCCCATAGGTGAAGAAACAACGAATGGCATTGATAAGCTGTGCCTTGACCGCTGGCTTGAGTTTTTCCCCAGCAAAAGCGGACTTCCGCTCATGCGAAGGATTGTTCCACTCGCCTACCCGCATCCCGTCGACGGCTTGCACTACATTTTGAGCGATGGTGACGTTCCATTGCTGCGGCAGATACTTGGTTGGATACTTATCTACAACATAACGAACAATCTTGGCGATGCGCGAGCGTTGCGACTCAACCGTACGTGGTTCGTTTCCGCATTCGGTGCACCAACGATCAAGAAGTTCTCCCCATTCAGGTGGCAAGAGATCCTTACGCCTTTTAGGACCGGGCACCTTTGGTTTGCGGGCCGTTAACGGGGGAGCGCCAACCACCGGTGGCAATACTTCGCTAAGAATACCCCAGCTATAAAGCGCTTCTGAAATTGTCACGCATGCGGGCTTCAGCGATTGGTACGAATGAGGTTTAGCTGCGACTTCC
This sequence is a window from Hymenobacter tibetensis. Protein-coding genes within it:
- a CDS encoding site-specific integrase, whose amino-acid sequence is MLITEWPSQLVLFDRAASLTNHEKILLATWINHAPADKHKAHRNRHQELHPLQRLIQPIESIFACCKYNDPSLKYKFACCALLLKEMYERQTSMWAWSEDTWLEIVGVTQLEFSDRYGDFRIDWLPMLPTAHCLRPILVNCAYLIKRFPIHQAITNCHIAQSARRILGDKAISYAIETVRTAMREMGRSAYYNVPGLTECLCLALLLNQKPELEELTVDLLKEVAAKPHSYQSLKPACVTISEALYSWGILSEVLPPVVGAPPLTARKPKVPGPKRRKDLLPPEWGELLDRWCTECGNEPRTVESQRSRIAKIVRYVVDKYPTKYLPQQWNVTIAQNVVQAVDGMRVGEWNNPSHERKSAFAGEKLKPAVKAQLINAIRCFFTYGQENKWFTLRFNPHVDLRTPKEIIDEIRPNPKAIEDSIWEKVTQAALTLAREDITVLTKGLKINEHEASYPAELVQALACVLVFGGLRRDEILRLESGCVRLPPHHDHDSEARKSTLAHICILKIPVNKSCGEFRKPVDYRLRALVDAWEAIRPAGHRRQDKTAKGLVHFLFEWRGRSISAAYINQVLIPLLCRKARVNDYDTKGRIHCHRVRATLATRYYKAGLGTEELRQWLGHGNQVSLRNYLDLDDEWNTQQHAEAIRDDKSSLDYATAPDALLNNACSPHLFDADQDSEFVEQEKEPEPGNYLAHLFNLPKVSSQGFVLRAQESLADLLRNVDVPADERRQLATMNNVLIRLAMRS